The DNA segment TACAACGGGTACAAAAGTCCCGATCAGTCAGAGAGCGACTATTACCAACTTAACAAGTAGTCCACTAAACCGGGGGAATTGCAATTTCCCAAAAAATACAATGCGTCTTCAAAGGTTGAAATAGCTAAATGAAAAAGATTTTCAAAATAATGTTAGGCGCTAGAACTCTAATTGTTGCGCTTTTTAGTGCTATAATTGGATATATATTTATTACAAAAATCTATGATAACTATTTTATATCAACTACAATATTAATAGTAATTATTACATTGATTGCAATATTAGGGCTTCGGCGTAGCTGGACGGAAAAGGATTTATCAGACGAAGAAAAACTAAAATTGTCGGAAAAAAGATCTATAAATATAGGTAAACATTACGGAAATTATATTTTAATATTCGTTGCGTTTTCTTTTGTATTCTTTATTATTGTGATGATATCGATATTTGTTTTTAAGTGATACAATATTCTGCGAAAATTGGCATAGACAGAAGAAACAGTATTGCCGGAGAAAGACATGGATTATATTTATACTATAATAAAGAATCATATGTTAGACATAGTAATTTTAGTCTTACTATTTATTGGAGCATGGAAATATAGAAAAAAGGATATGAATTTATTTAATAAAAATGATCTTAATAGCATTATTAATGATAATGCTGTTGAAGGTAAAAAAGAACCATGGCTTGGAATAATATTTAGTTACATTTTGCCGGGGTTGGGATATTTCTATGCGGAAAACAAGATAAAAGGGCTTGTTGTAATGTTTATTTATCTGCTTTTGGATGTTCTTCTCTACTACAGCATGTTAGCAGAAAATACAATTTTGACATATGTTATGTTTGTGGTATTTCCCGCTTCAGTGATATTTATGGTTTACCAACTCAAGATTGTTCATAGTTATATCAGAAAGGAGAACCCGAGAAATACTGCAAAATTGAAAGACGAATATCTTGCAGCTTTTTTGAGCATGTTGTTCCCAGGTTTGGGGCAGTTATACGTAAAAAAAATTATTAAAGGTGTCTTACTCTTTTTGTTGTATATAATTGCTATTGTTGCTTTAGATATCAATGCTTATTATGAAGCTACTGTAGTACTTCTTCTTCATATCGTTTCTATTCTGGATGCTTATAAAACTGCAAGAAAACTTAATATGCAAGGGGCCGAATTACCTAAAGTAGAAAAGAAGCTTATCTGTATTGCTTTGGCAATATTTTTTATTAATGGTGCTTTTCCGTGGAGTTCGATAATTAAGGAACATATTATGCAGTTTTTTACCTTGCCAACAGGTTCAATGGAATCAACTCTTCTGATAGGTGATCATCTTATAGTCTCAAAATATGCATACAAGATCGGAAAAGTCAAAAGGTTTGATATAGTAGTATTTAAAGATCCAAAAGAAACCGGTAGAGTGCTTGTAAAAAGGTGTGTTGGCGTTCCTGGCGATAAGGTTGAAATAAGAAAAAAGAAACTTTATATTAATGGGATAGAACAGAATGAGCCATATACGAACCGTATTGATACCATGGTGGTAAAAGAATTCGACGAATATCCATTGATTACTGTTCCAAATGAAAAATACTTCTTTTTAGGAGATAATAGAGCTGTTAGCTATGATTCAAGGCATTTTGGGTTGATAGACGAAGAAGATATAGTTGGAAAACCTATTAAGATCTGGTTGCCATTAAATCGCATAGGGCCGGTTAAATAGACTTATGAAGATATTTTGAACCATACTTAAAATACGCGGGATCGGTTTCCAATTTAACAAAAAGCATAAAATATATAGAGCGTAAAGACGGGTTTTTTTGATATAATATAATTGTTGTTCTTAAAAGAGGCATTAATCATAATTTAAAAGACGTTATTGGGGGTGGAAAATGAATTTAAGTAGTCAGATGAAAAAAACAATAGAAATATTTGCTATTTTCTTGTTCTTTTTCGTTATTTGGTATATTTTTGGTGAGACTTCGGGGGGTATTTTAAAATCAATACCGATTATTAATCTCGGAACCCTACCTGTACTGCTTTTTAGTGCCGGAGCCATTCATAGAAAATTATCAAAAAGGAATGGGGTAAAAATTCTGCCAGCACTGGCGATTCTTTTCGTCTTTTATGTCTTTTCTAAGGTGATAAATGATATTTCTTCCCTTCTGTTCTATACTTCTATCTTATTGGTTTTATACTTGTTTTATGTGATTATGCTGGACTCTGTTACGGAAAAGATATCGCTATCCCTGGGAAAAATAACTGATATTTCGAAGAGACAGTTTGCCTTTTTCCTTTTAATGTATGTCCCTTACTCTGCAATTCTCTTGTTTGGGTATTCGAGTTATATGGCAGGGGTAAATGGAATATATTATCATATTGCCTTCTCCTTCCTGGTTGCAATTATTGCAAGGAAAAAATATCTTAATAAGATTATATTTGTCTATGCTGCGGGAATCTACGCAATAACCGCAGTTGTTGTTTTTGGATTATTGGATCTTTTGCTCTCCGGTATTAATGAAAAAGTCTTTGGCAGCTTGTCTGCTGCAATTGCCGGACTTGTTGCCGGTTCTTTTTATTCGGGAAAAGAATACTTTAATAATGCTAGAATATTTAATGGTTCTATTTTTAGCAAAATATCAAAGAAGTTCAGCTCCCCTGCGCCTTCTTCGTTGGAAAAGAAAAAGGTGGAAAAAGCAAGAAAAGAGAACAAGCCAACAACCGAACTTCAGCCGAATAAAATTTCTCTTAGAATACAGATAGGTCAGGTCTCTCAGAAAATGAAAGAGTATATTTTAAAGCAGAAGAAAAAAATACTTATTGCTTCATCTGTATTAGTAGGTGTTGTAATTGTATATTTTGCTGCTGTATATATTATGAATGTCACTTTTGTAAAAGTAGCATTGTTTACTCCGGAAGGGACTGTCTCGCAATCTCCTGTTATACGAGTCGAGTTTAATGAGCCTGTAAGCATAGTCGAGGGTGAAAAGGAAGCTTGCATAAATATCTCTCCTGCTGTTTCCGGTACGATCGCTCAAGAATCCCCCAATGTCATAGTTTTTACTCCCAAAGAAGAGTTGAAGCCTTCTACTTTTTATTCTGCAACAATAAATGGAAAGGCACTAAAATCAACTTCCGGCAAGAGCATTCCTGGGGAAAGTATAAAATTCAATACTCAAAGGCTGCTGGTTCTGGGTGACAGCCTGATTTTCAACTATGATTATTACAAGGATGTAGAAAAAGAAGTTGTCGGTCAACTGACATTTAACTGGCCCGTGAACATCGAAACCCTGAAGGAATATGTGAAAGTTACCGGAGATGGGAAAAATCTGAATTTTACGCTGGAAAAATCCAGTTTTCCGGGGAGAGTATATATAAGAAGCGGAGTTCCGGGACGGGGTGATGAAGTGAAGGATATATTTATAGTTGTCAAGTCAGGTCTTAATTGTATAAACGGCGGAGCGGGCCTTGCGAAAGACTATGTAAAAAAGATGAGTATCCCGAAAGAAAAAGAGTTCATGTCCACTGAGATCAAATTATGGCATGAAGCCGGTAACAGTTTCATTAGCGTTCTATATAATATGCCTGTTGAGGCCTCTCAGGTAAGATCGCATGTGAAAATCAATCCCGAGACACCTTTCACTGTAAAGACTGAATATTGTTATGCAGTAATCAGCGCTGATTTTAAACCAAATGTTTCCTATGAGGTTTCTATATTGCCCGGCATGGTATCTAAAAACGGGGAAATAATGAAGAATGAGTATGCCAAGAAAGAGTCAATAAAGATTGAAGATAAGCCGTCTTCGGCAGAATTTGCGCATAGAGGAAATATTCTGCCGGCAAAAGGACAGATGAATATTGAAATAAGGACGGTCAATCTTGACAGCGTCAGAGTTTCGATAAATAAAATATTCAAGAATGGGATCAATAGGTATTTGAGAGAAAGCTCAGATTCTTCAACGACTCCTGTTTTTTACGGTGATTATCCGGTTGTTTCTGGAAAGATAAATGAAAGCATTCCCGGATATATAAATCTTAAGAAATTCCATTCCATGGAATATAAGGGGATGTTTGAAATAAGGCTTTCTGATACAAAAGGAAGGTATATCGCCGGCGGGGTACAAAAGTCCTGGGTGCTCTGTACCGATCTGGGAATTATTGCCAAAGAAGCTCAAAATAAGTTGTTTGTGACCGTACTTTCGCTGTCATCCCTTGAGCCTGTGAGCAATGCTACGGTAAAAATATTGAGTTCCTCCGACCAGGTAATGTATGAGGGGGTTACGGATATTTCAGGCAGGGCGGTCTTTAATGTCTGGCGGGAAAAGCGTCTTTTTGGAAAGGGTGTAACTTCCAAGTTAAACGCTGATTTAATAACTGCAGAAAAAGATGAAGATTATTCTTTTATGCGTGTGAGCAATTCTCTATTGAATCAACACAGGTTTAATGTCTCCGGAGATGCTAACCAGCCAAAAAGCAGGGAGGCCTTTGTCTTCTCCGAACGCGGTGTTTACAGGCCCGGAGAGAAAGTATTTGTAACAGCTGTAGTTAGAAATAGAGATATGAGTGTTCCTCCGCCTTTTACTCTTAATCTTACGGTAAGAGGGCCTTCTCAGGGAAATGAAAGACGTTTTAGCTCACGGCCCACCGCCAATGGTACGTCAATTTTTGAATTTACATTCCCGCCGGATATTATCACCGGACCGTATACTGCAGAAGTAACGGATCAGTCCGGTAACTGGCTTGGAAGCTGTAATTTAAAAGTCGAGGAATTTATTCCGGATAAACTTAAAGTTGCGATAAAGACAAAAAAACAATGGTTTGGTCCTGATGAAAAAATAATATTTACCACCAGTTCTATGCAGCTTTTCGGCGCACCTGCGTCAGGTAATAGAGTTGAAACCGGAATGCGAGTTACGGGCCGGGAGTATATGAATGAAAACTTTAAAGGATATGTTTTCCGGGACCCGACAAAACCTGAAATTAACGAGTTTTTTGACCTGGGCAAATCAAAGCTTGATGCTGCCGGCATGAAAGAGTATAGTCTGGATCCTTTTGCTATGAATCCACCATCAGCCTTGAGAGTGGTAGTTATGTCCGAGGTTTTCGACTCAGGGGGCAGACCGGTAAGTGCTTATAAATATATAGATGTTAACAACTACGAGACTTATTATGGTATTAAACAGGAGAATAAACCGTCTTTCAATGTAGGA comes from the Candidatus Firestonebacteria bacterium RIFOXYD2_FULL_39_29 genome and includes:
- a CDS encoding signal peptidase I gives rise to the protein MDYIYTIIKNHMLDIVILVLLFIGAWKYRKKDMNLFNKNDLNSIINDNAVEGKKEPWLGIIFSYILPGLGYFYAENKIKGLVVMFIYLLLDVLLYYSMLAENTILTYVMFVVFPASVIFMVYQLKIVHSYIRKENPRNTAKLKDEYLAAFLSMLFPGLGQLYVKKIIKGVLLFLLYIIAIVALDINAYYEATVVLLLHIVSILDAYKTARKLNMQGAELPKVEKKLICIALAIFFINGAFPWSSIIKEHIMQFFTLPTGSMESTLLIGDHLIVSKYAYKIGKVKRFDIVVFKDPKETGRVLVKRCVGVPGDKVEIRKKKLYINGIEQNEPYTNRIDTMVVKEFDEYPLITVPNEKYFFLGDNRAVSYDSRHFGLIDEEDIVGKPIKIWLPLNRIGPVK